One genomic window of Medicago truncatula cultivar Jemalong A17 chromosome 1, MtrunA17r5.0-ANR, whole genome shotgun sequence includes the following:
- the LOC11431290 gene encoding putative F-box protein PP2-B12: MAAFEELPEECVAAILSRTTPFDAVRLSLVSKTFRSAANSDEVWNQFLPSDSQFIDTVISQFPSLANASTKKDLYLALSDCRIITEDRRKSFQLDRKSGKNCYMIDSRSLTFDDGYFLPQWKRISIPMHESRFPEVAELDDVCGIDICGMINTIALSPNTQYVAYLVFKMADVFGLNRIPVEFTVRVENPHYHNATIVCLYPNVESRGHKNSEVGLQLVEVLSRARSDGWFEIEIGEFFNLGIEYEEIQMNVNVEIKDGFLNTCLLVEGIEARPK; encoded by the exons atGGCGGCGTTTGAGGAATTGCCGGAAGAATGTGTTGCCGCGATACTCTCTCGTACCACTCCTTTTGACGCCGTCAGGCTCTCTCTCGTCTCCAAAACTTTCCGTTCTGCCGCCAATTCCGACGAAGTATGGAATCAATTTCTCCCTTCCGATTCCCAATTCATCGACACTGTCATCTCCCAATTTCCTTCCCTTGCCAATGCTTCCACCAAAAAGGATCTCTATCTCGCTCTATCTGATTGCCGTATCATCACTGAAGATCGTCGAAAG AGTTTTCAATTGGATAGAAAGAGTGGAAAAAATTGTTACATGATTGATTCAAGGTCTCTCACCTTTGATGATGGTTATTTTTTGCCTCAATGGAAACGGATTTCGATTCCTATGCACGAGTCCAG GTTTCCTGAAGTTGCCGAGCTTGACGATGTTTGTGGGATTGACATTTGTGGTATGATAAACACCATTGCCTTGTCCCCAAATACTCAGTATGTAGCGTATCTTGTGTTCAAGATGGCTGATGTCTTTGGACTTAATAGAATTCCTGTGGAATTCACAGTTCGTGTGGAAAATCCTCATTATCATAATGCTACAATTGTCTGTTTGTATCCAAATGTAGAAAGTAGGGGGCACAAGAACAGTGAAGTAGGATTGCAACTAGTAGAAGTATTGTCTAGAGCGAGAAGTGATGGGTGGTTTGAGATTGAGATTGGGGAGTTCTTCAATTTAGGCATAGAATATGAAGAAATCCAAATGAATGTTAATGTCGAGATAAAGGATGGTTTTCTGAACACATGTCTTTTAGTTGAAGGAATAGAAGCTAGGCCTAAGTAA
- the LOC11420820 gene encoding F-box protein PP2-B10, which translates to MEEEKSTIEALPEGCIAKILSHTTPVDSCRLSLVSNSFCSAAESDIVWDRFLPSDLISIVSDSQSASSLFTTSPSKKSLYLTLSDHPILINNGKTSFQLEKQSGKKVYMLGARDLSIAWGDTPCYWDWIILPESRFQEVARLRTVCWFEISGTINKRVLSSDSQYVAFLVFKMINAYRFEDLPTKLTVGVLGDQVGLSTKNVWLNPYYDDRERNDEFQGLERPKVRSDGFLEIEMGEFFNSGLEDEVVEMRVLENGGQHKGGFILEGIEIRPKK; encoded by the exons atggaagaagaaaaaagcacGATAGAGGCTTTGCCAGAGGGATGCATTGCCAAGATATTGTCGCATACAACTCCAGTTGATTCATGTAGGCTCTCACTTGTTTCCAACAGCTTTTGTTCCGCCGCTGAATCAGATATTGTTTGGGATCGTTTTCTCCCATCTGATTTGATCTCAATCGTTTCTGATTCTCAGTCTGCTTCCTCATTGTTTACCACCTCTCCCTCCAAGAAGTCTCTATATCTCACTCTCTCTGACCATCCTATCTTAATCAACAATGGTAAAACG AGTTTTCAATTAGAGAAACAGAGTGGTAAAAAGGTATACATGCTTGGTGCTAGAGATCTCTCCATTGCTTGGGGTGACACTCCTTGCTATTGGGATTGGATAATCCTACCAGAGTCCAG ATTCCAAGAAGTTGCTAGGCTTCGTACGGTGTGCTGGTTTGAAATTAGTGGGACAATTAATAAACGTGTTTTATCCTCAGATAGTCAATACGTAGCTTTTCTCGTGTTTAAGATGATCAACGCATATCGTTTTGAAGATCTTCCTACCAAGTTAACCGTGGGTGTACTTGGAGACCAAGTAGGTTTATCTACCAAAAATGTTTGGTTGAACCCATACTATGATGATAGAGAACGGAATGACGAGTTCCAAGGACTAGAACGTCCAAAAGTGAGAAGTGATGGATTTTTGGAGATCGAGATGGGAGAGTTCTTCAATTCAGGCCTAGAAGATGAAGTTGTTGAGATGCGTGTACTTGAAAATGGTGGTCAACACAAAGGTGGTTTCATTCTTGAAGGAATAGAAATAAGACCTAAGAAGTGA
- the LOC11420818 gene encoding F-box protein PP2-B10: protein MTEIQDLPEGCIATIVSRTTPVDAGRLSVVSKTFRSASDSDAVWNQFLPSDISSVISHSPSLANAPTKKALYLALSDRPIIIDHDKKSFQLDRKSGKKCYMLSARSLAIVWGDTKHYWNWIPLPDSRFPEVAKLVDVCWLEIRGVINTIVLSPYTQYAAYVVFKMIDAWGFQNRPVDLSVCVEGGQSSTKIVCLDPNVEEEGRQHNRAVGLQRPSVRSDGWLEIEMGEFFSSGIENEEVQMNLLEIKAGNWKSGLFLEGIEIRPK, encoded by the exons atgaCAGAGATTCAGGATTTGCCGGAAGGTTGCATTGCCACCATAGTCTCTCGTACAACTCCAGTTGACGCCGGCAGACTCTCCGTCGTTTCAAAGACTTTCCGATCAGCCTCCGATTCCGACGCTGTCTGGAATCAATTTCTACCTTCTGACATCTCATCTGTCATCTCACACTCTCCTTCACTTGCCAACGCTCCTACCAAAAAAGCTCTGTATCTCGCTCTCTCTGATCGTCCTATCATCATCGATCATGATAAAAAG AGTTTCCAATTGGACAGAAAGAGTGGAAAAAAGTGTTACATGCTTTCTGCTAGATCTCTTGCAATTGTTTGGGGTGATACTAAGCACTACTGGAACTGGATTCCTTTGCCTGATTCCAG GTTCCCTGAAGTTGCTAAGCTTGTTGACGTATGTTGGCTTGAAATTCGTGGTGTGATAAACACCATTGTTCTGTCCCCATATACTCAATATGCAGCTTATGTTGTGTTCAAAATGATTGATGCTTGGGGATTTCAGAACCGTCCTGTGGACTTATCAGTTTGTGTCGAAGGTGGCCAGAGTAGTACTAAAATTGTCTGTTTGGATCCAAATGTGGAAGAGGAAGGTAGGCAGCATAACAGAGCAGTAGGATTGCAACGTCCTAGTGTGAGAAGCGATGGGTGGTTGGAGATTGAGATGGGGGAGTTCTTCAGTTCAGGCATAGAAAATGAAGAAGTCCAGATGAATTTGTTAGAGATAAAGGCTGGTAATTGGAAGAGTGGTCTCTTTCTTGAAGGAATAGAAATTAGGCCTAAATAA
- the LOC11425076 gene encoding F-box protein PP2-B10: MTEIQDLPEGCIAAIVSRTTPLDAGRLSVFSKTFRSASDSDAVWNQFLPSDISSIISHSPSLTNIPTKKDLYLALSDRPVIIDHDKKSIQLERKSGKKCYMLSARSLAIVWGDDRRYWNWISMPDSRFPEVAKLVDVCWLEIHGVINTIVLSPNTQYAAYVVFKMINASGFQNRPADLSVGVEGGQSSTKIVCLDPNVEGRPQLHDRVDGLQRPSVRSDGWLEIEMGEFFNSGIENEEVQMNVIQTKGGNWKRGLVLEGIEVRPKYNTINQHSLNYARGLGSWMAEQRVKFQRFFVK, translated from the exons atgaCAGAGATTCAGGATTTGCCGGAAGGATGCATCGCCGCCATAGTCTCTCGTACAACTCCACTCGACGCCGGCAGACTCTCGGTCTTTTCTAAGACTTTCCGATCAGCCTCCGATTCCGATGCTGTATGGAATCAATTTCTACCTTCTGACATCTCATCTATTATCTCACACTCTCCTTCCCTTACCAACATTCCTACCAAAAAGGATCTCTATCTTGCTCTATCTGATCGCCCTGTCATCATCGATCATGATAAAAAG AGCATTCAATTAGAGAGAAAGAGTGGAAAAAAGTGTTACATGCTTTCTGCTAGATCTCTTGCAATTGTTTGGGGTGATGATAGACGCTATTGGAACTGGATTTCTATGCCTGATTCCAG GTTCCCTGAAGTCGCTAAGCTTGTTGATGTGTGTTGGCTTGAAATTCATGGTGTGATAAACACCATCGTCCTGTCCCCAAATACTCAATATGCAGCTTATGTTGTGTTCAAAATGATTAATGCTTCGGGATTTCAGAACCGTCCTGCGGATTTATCAGTTGGTGTCGAAGGTGGCCAGAGTAGTACTAAAATTGTCTGTTTGGATCCAAATGTGGAAGGTAGGCCGCAGCTGCACGACAGAGTAGACGGATTGCAACGTCCTAGTGTGAGAAGTGATGGGTGGTTGGAGATTGAGATGGGGGAGTTCTTCAATTCAGGCATAGAAAATGAAGAAGTCCAGATGAATGTGATACAGACAAAGGGTGGTAATTGGAAGAGAGGTCTAGTTCTTGAAGGAATAGAAGTTAGGCCTAAGTATAACACAATTAACCAACATTCACTGAACTATGCAAGGGGTCTTGGGTCGTGGATGGCAGAACAACGTGTGAAGTTCCAACGtttctttgtaaaataa